One Citricoccus sp. K5 DNA window includes the following coding sequences:
- a CDS encoding ABC transporter substrate-binding protein: protein MMTSSYSTTPGLIRRLRTPLTLAAASSVLLGGCGVANSEPDTAAESPDTLRIALAIEPTTLEPCDSTLSSTGMLVRSNVTEPLVERNPSTGDLEPLLATSWEAIDDLEWTFTLRDDVTFHDGTPFNAQAAAAAIDRAVNGQLGCDVEGQIFGDADVVVEAIDDTTLKVSTEQPDPVLPLRLSFIEIGAPTEGSVDAKVREPVGTGPYSIGSWDSGIKISLDRNDSYWGEASAYPAVDYLWRSEGTVRAAMVAGDEADIATGLSSADGAGDLAEAYPNNETVALRFSGDIAPLNDIRIRQAINYAIDRDGITDSLYAGESEPAEQLVPPGVVGFNESLEPWESDVEMAKELVAAAQADGVDTSAKITIVARNGQFPKISQLTEVLQDQLAQVGLNVESKVVETSVGLQYQVEPFIKDEGAIAMLVQHGNQAGDASFSVDSYMVSDGSMSMFGTPEFDAILEEAAAKTGDDRQQAYADAFKYERENLVQFAYVARMTGLMSKSPTVDYTPNSSTNDELRLSEIRPAQ from the coding sequence ATGATGACATCTTCTTACAGTACGACGCCGGGGCTGATCCGGCGCCTCCGGACCCCGCTCACGCTGGCCGCCGCGTCGTCCGTGCTGCTCGGCGGTTGCGGTGTCGCCAACTCGGAGCCGGACACGGCCGCAGAGAGCCCCGACACCCTGCGCATCGCCCTGGCCATCGAACCGACAACACTCGAGCCGTGCGATTCGACTCTGTCTTCCACCGGCATGCTGGTCCGCTCCAACGTCACCGAGCCGTTGGTCGAGCGCAATCCCTCCACGGGTGACCTCGAGCCGCTCCTCGCGACCAGCTGGGAGGCGATCGATGATTTGGAGTGGACCTTCACCCTGCGCGACGACGTCACCTTCCACGATGGCACGCCATTCAACGCCCAAGCTGCCGCTGCCGCCATCGACCGAGCCGTCAATGGCCAGCTCGGTTGCGATGTCGAGGGCCAGATCTTCGGCGACGCCGACGTCGTCGTGGAGGCCATCGACGACACCACCCTGAAGGTGTCGACCGAGCAACCCGATCCGGTCCTTCCGCTGCGCCTATCGTTCATCGAAATCGGTGCGCCGACCGAAGGTTCGGTTGACGCCAAGGTCCGCGAACCCGTCGGCACCGGACCGTACTCCATCGGATCCTGGGATTCCGGAATCAAGATCTCACTGGACCGCAACGATTCCTACTGGGGTGAGGCGTCCGCCTACCCTGCTGTCGACTACCTGTGGCGTTCCGAGGGTACCGTGCGTGCGGCCATGGTGGCGGGCGATGAGGCGGACATCGCCACCGGCCTCAGCTCCGCCGACGGTGCCGGCGACCTCGCCGAGGCCTATCCCAACAACGAGACCGTCGCGCTGCGCTTCAGCGGGGACATCGCCCCCTTGAATGACATCCGGATCCGGCAGGCCATCAACTATGCGATCGACCGGGACGGCATCACGGATTCCCTCTACGCCGGCGAGAGCGAGCCCGCCGAGCAACTGGTCCCTCCGGGCGTCGTGGGCTTCAACGAGTCACTCGAGCCGTGGGAATCAGACGTGGAGATGGCCAAGGAGCTGGTTGCCGCAGCCCAGGCGGACGGGGTGGACACGAGCGCCAAAATCACGATCGTGGCTCGCAACGGGCAGTTCCCCAAGATCTCGCAGCTGACCGAAGTGCTGCAGGATCAACTGGCGCAGGTGGGGCTGAACGTTGAATCGAAGGTCGTCGAGACCTCTGTCGGCCTGCAATACCAGGTCGAGCCGTTTATCAAGGACGAGGGGGCGATCGCCATGTTGGTCCAGCACGGCAATCAGGCAGGAGACGCGTCCTTCAGCGTGGACTCCTACATGGTCAGCGACGGCTCCATGAGCATGTTCGGCACCCCGGAGTTCGACGCGATCCTTGAGGAGGCCGCTGCAAAGACCGGCGACGATCGCCAACAGGCATACGCCGACGCATTCAAGTACGAGCGCGAAAACCTGGTGCAGTTCGCATACGTAGCCCGGATGACCGGCCTGATGAGCAAATCGCCCACGGTGGACTACACACCGAACTCGTCGACGAACGACGAACTGCGGTTGTCGGAGATCCGCCCGGCTCAATAG
- a CDS encoding DNA-3-methyladenine glycosylase I, with protein sequence MSDETRTVDPTTDARDAGLVVGEDGLVRPVWASKDLMLREYYDGEWGLPVRDERGLFERLSLEAFQSGLSWAIILRKRPAFRLAFADFDPDVVAAFSDGDVERLLGDAGIVRNRAKILATIGNARATVALRDEEGLAEFIWSFQPEATPRPRTLDEIPSRSPESVAAAKALRSKGFSFVGPTTVFALMEAVGIVDTHLLGSHRRGTSGVWSAG encoded by the coding sequence ATGAGTGACGAGACACGGACGGTGGACCCCACCACTGATGCTCGTGATGCGGGTCTGGTGGTCGGCGAGGACGGCCTGGTCCGGCCCGTATGGGCCTCCAAGGACCTGATGCTGCGCGAGTACTACGACGGGGAATGGGGTCTGCCCGTCCGGGACGAACGGGGCCTGTTCGAGCGCCTGAGCCTGGAGGCCTTCCAGTCCGGCCTGTCCTGGGCCATCATCCTCCGCAAGCGACCGGCTTTTCGGCTGGCCTTCGCGGACTTCGACCCGGACGTGGTGGCGGCCTTCAGCGACGGTGACGTGGAACGTCTACTCGGGGATGCCGGCATCGTGCGCAACCGGGCCAAGATCCTGGCCACGATCGGCAACGCCCGCGCGACGGTCGCCCTACGAGATGAGGAAGGGCTGGCGGAGTTCATCTGGTCTTTCCAACCGGAGGCGACGCCACGGCCCCGGACCCTGGACGAGATCCCCAGCCGGTCCCCCGAGTCGGTCGCAGCCGCCAAGGCCCTGCGTTCCAAGGGGTTCTCCTTCGTGGGCCCCACCACGGTGTTCGCCCTGATGGAGGCCGTCGGCATCGTGGACACGCACCTGCTCGGCTCGCACCGTCGTGGCACCTCGGGAGTCTGGTCCGCTGGCTAG
- a CDS encoding methylated-DNA--[protein]-cysteine S-methyltransferase, with product MTTPPTTPSTTAPATTARPPEQSDSLAGTGLQGRFSVAEADLTTLRDRLSHRAEEAELLDLAYRIVDSPVGRLLLVTGPRGLVRVAFESEGFSQVLAGLAERISPRLLHAPWKLEAVARELEEYFTGHRSRFEVPVDFVLSSGFRLAVQRELPGIGYGETATYRELAERLENPKAVRAVGTACATNPLPVVVPCHRVLRSDGSLGGYLGGLEAKTLLLKLEKENATA from the coding sequence ATGACCACACCACCGACCACACCCTCCACCACGGCACCCGCGACTACTGCGCGCCCTCCCGAGCAGTCGGATTCCCTGGCAGGGACCGGGCTACAGGGACGTTTCTCGGTGGCAGAGGCTGACCTGACGACCCTGCGAGACCGGCTGTCCCATCGCGCCGAGGAGGCAGAGCTGCTGGACCTGGCCTACCGCATCGTGGACAGCCCTGTGGGCCGGCTCCTGCTCGTGACCGGCCCCCGCGGCCTGGTTCGCGTGGCCTTCGAAAGCGAGGGATTCTCACAGGTGCTGGCCGGACTGGCCGAGAGGATCAGCCCCCGGTTGCTGCACGCCCCCTGGAAGCTGGAGGCGGTGGCCCGCGAGCTCGAGGAGTACTTCACCGGACACCGCAGCCGTTTCGAGGTCCCCGTGGACTTCGTCCTCTCCTCGGGGTTCCGGCTGGCCGTCCAACGGGAACTTCCTGGCATCGGTTACGGGGAGACCGCCACGTACCGGGAGCTCGCCGAACGGCTCGAGAACCCTAAAGCTGTGCGTGCGGTGGGTACCGCGTGTGCCACCAATCCGCTGCCCGTGGTGGTCCCCTGCCACCGGGTGCTGCGCTCGGACGGCAGCCTCGGCGGTTACCTCGGCGGCCTGGAGGCCAAGACCCTGTTGCTGAAGCTCGAGAAGGAGAATGCCACGGCATGA